One Planctomycetaceae bacterium DNA segment encodes these proteins:
- a CDS encoding MoxR family ATPase: MNYSVIQKIRSNVAGALLGKEKTVRLSVVALLAGGHVLLEDAPGLGKTSLARALAKSLGCKFTRLQCTPDMLPSDIIGSNIYRPNTGEFEFRPGPVFTNILLADEINRTTPRTQSALLEAMSEHQVSVEGMTMPLESPFLVIATQNPFEFEGTYALPENQLDRFMVCLEVGYPDPSVEREVLKQHRNGEPVEQLSAVTEAAQVVEIQKQVTQIRVDDSISDYMLEIVHETRQHPELTLGVSTRGALVLYRATQALAMIEGRDYVIPDDVKELVVPVFAHRLVCRGAIREGQRQKAAQILNVILDSAPVPS, translated from the coding sequence GTGAATTACAGTGTCATTCAGAAGATTCGATCGAATGTCGCCGGAGCACTGCTGGGCAAGGAAAAGACCGTCCGGCTGTCGGTCGTGGCACTGCTGGCCGGCGGCCACGTGCTGCTGGAGGACGCGCCGGGGCTGGGGAAGACGTCGCTGGCGCGAGCGCTGGCAAAATCGCTGGGCTGCAAGTTCACGCGGCTGCAGTGTACGCCCGACATGCTGCCCAGCGACATCATCGGGTCGAACATCTATCGGCCCAACACCGGGGAATTCGAATTTCGGCCCGGCCCTGTGTTCACCAACATTCTGCTCGCCGACGAAATCAACCGCACGACGCCCCGCACGCAAAGCGCGCTGCTGGAAGCGATGAGCGAACATCAGGTATCGGTCGAAGGAATGACGATGCCGCTGGAATCGCCGTTTCTGGTCATCGCAACCCAGAATCCGTTCGAATTCGAAGGCACCTACGCTCTGCCGGAAAACCAGCTTGACCGCTTCATGGTCTGTCTGGAAGTCGGCTACCCGGATCCGTCGGTGGAACGCGAGGTTCTGAAGCAGCACCGCAACGGCGAACCGGTCGAACAGCTTTCCGCCGTCACGGAAGCGGCTCAGGTGGTCGAAATCCAGAAGCAGGTCACGCAGATTCGTGTCGACGATTCGATCTCCGACTACATGCTGGAAATCGTTCACGAAACTCGACAACACCCGGAACTGACGCTGGGAGTCAGCACGCGAGGAGCCCTCGTGCTGTACCGCGCGACACAGGCTCTGGCGATGATCGAGGGCCGTGACTACGTGATCCCGGACGACGTCAAGGAACTGGTTGTTCCGGTGTTCGCACACCGGCTGGTCTGTCGCGGAGCCATCCGGGAAGGTCAGCGTCAAAAGGCCGCTCAGATCCTGAATGTCATTCTGGATTCCGCGCCGGTGCCGTCGTAG
- a CDS encoding macro domain-containing protein produces the protein MDDFRIQYVEGDATRPITTAPWVIAHVCNDIGKWGRGFVVPLGKAWPLAKDAYLRAMSPQQDRLPLGHCQFVEVADDCWVANMIAQRGVRTKKTVVPPLRLESLGESLAAVRTFATDHGASVHMPRIGTGLAGGHWSDIERLLLQTFEKSEVPVFVYDLPR, from the coding sequence GTGGACGATTTTCGCATTCAATACGTTGAGGGCGATGCAACACGACCCATAACGACCGCTCCGTGGGTCATCGCGCACGTGTGCAATGACATCGGAAAGTGGGGCAGAGGTTTTGTTGTTCCGCTTGGCAAAGCCTGGCCGCTGGCGAAAGACGCTTATCTGCGAGCGATGAGTCCGCAGCAGGACCGGCTGCCTCTCGGTCATTGCCAGTTTGTGGAAGTGGCCGACGATTGCTGGGTGGCGAATATGATCGCACAACGCGGCGTCAGGACGAAAAAGACCGTGGTCCCGCCGCTGCGACTCGAATCGCTCGGAGAATCCCTTGCGGCAGTCCGGACGTTTGCGACGGATCACGGTGCTTCAGTCCACATGCCGCGCATCGGCACCGGTCTTGCCGGAGGTCACTGGTCCGACATCGAGCGGCTGTTGCTGCAGACATTTGAGAAGTCCGAAGTTCCGGTTTTCGTCTACGACCTTCCCAGGTAG
- the murD gene encoding UDP-N-acetylmuramoyl-L-alanine--D-glutamate ligase translates to MNDLKPLPSCAGLRATIMGLGTFGGGVAAARFLAARGADVSVTDLRGEVELADSLRQLADVPIRNLWLREHPAAAFDECDLLVVNPAIRPDHEAVAACRARGITVTSEIELFLSHNPAPVIAVTGSNGKSTTSALIHHLLSHDERYDDETLSDDASFTVPARTFRRAWLGGNIGLSLLMSLDQITTNDIVVLELSSFQLEQLRDVRFAPQIAVVTNFAPNHLEWHGTVDAYLTAKQRLLKHQSSDSEAVLPDELQAEDGWRVRGTTMRFGTVDSGEDGAFLEEGQLILRRGDFEDAVRLAIPSQLPGRHNRLNIAAAACAAWQFGANVASIGRRLQSFRPLPHRLQQVAEGGGLRFFNDSIATTPESAIAAMEVCGPNCVILAGGYDKGQDLTSLADTIRQHTRAAVLMGQTAAVLASLLETAHPESSAASDVVEPGVPATPLIRVATDFAHAFAQAVALAVPGDIVLLSPGCASYGWFRDYRDRGEQFELLAREWTSRQ, encoded by the coding sequence ATGAACGACCTGAAGCCATTGCCGTCCTGCGCCGGACTGCGAGCCACCATTATGGGACTGGGCACGTTCGGAGGTGGAGTCGCGGCGGCGCGATTTCTGGCGGCTCGCGGCGCGGACGTGTCCGTGACGGATCTGCGCGGAGAAGTCGAACTGGCGGATTCGCTACGGCAGCTTGCCGACGTGCCGATTCGAAATCTGTGGCTTCGCGAACACCCGGCCGCCGCGTTTGACGAATGCGATCTGCTGGTTGTCAACCCGGCGATTCGGCCGGATCATGAAGCGGTCGCCGCCTGTCGTGCTCGCGGAATCACCGTCACCAGTGAAATCGAACTCTTTCTGAGCCACAATCCCGCTCCCGTGATCGCCGTGACGGGAAGTAACGGCAAGTCAACCACGTCGGCTCTGATCCACCACCTGCTGAGTCACGACGAAAGGTACGACGACGAAACGCTCAGCGACGACGCTTCATTCACGGTGCCTGCCAGGACATTTCGTCGAGCGTGGCTTGGAGGAAACATCGGCCTTAGCCTGCTGATGTCGCTTGATCAGATCACGACGAACGACATCGTTGTGCTGGAACTGAGCAGCTTTCAGCTCGAACAACTTCGCGACGTGAGGTTCGCTCCGCAGATTGCCGTCGTGACAAACTTCGCTCCCAACCATCTGGAATGGCACGGCACCGTTGACGCGTATCTCACCGCGAAGCAGCGGCTGTTGAAGCATCAGTCGTCTGACAGCGAGGCTGTGCTGCCCGACGAACTTCAGGCGGAAGACGGCTGGCGCGTGCGTGGAACGACGATGCGGTTCGGCACTGTCGACAGCGGAGAAGACGGGGCGTTTCTGGAAGAAGGCCAGTTGATCCTGCGTCGCGGCGATTTCGAGGATGCTGTGCGTCTGGCTATCCCGAGCCAGCTTCCGGGACGACACAACCGTCTGAACATCGCGGCGGCGGCGTGTGCGGCGTGGCAGTTTGGAGCGAACGTCGCGTCGATCGGCCGTCGGCTGCAGTCATTCCGGCCGCTGCCTCACCGGCTGCAGCAGGTTGCGGAAGGTGGCGGCCTGAGGTTTTTCAACGACTCCATCGCGACGACTCCGGAATCCGCCATCGCGGCGATGGAAGTCTGCGGACCGAACTGCGTGATCCTGGCAGGAGGTTACGACAAGGGACAGGATCTGACTTCGCTGGCCGACACAATCCGGCAGCACACGCGAGCCGCCGTGCTGATGGGTCAGACGGCAGCGGTGCTGGCCAGCCTGCTGGAGACCGCGCATCCCGAAAGTTCCGCTGCATCAGACGTTGTCGAACCCGGCGTGCCGGCGACGCCGCTGATTCGCGTTGCCACGGACTTCGCGCACGCGTTCGCTCAGGCGGTTGCACTTGCGGTTCCAGGCGATATCGTGCTGCTGTCGCCCGGATGTGCCAGTTACGGCTGGTTCAGGGACTACCGAGACCGCGGCGAACAGTTTGAACTGCTGGCTCGAGAATGGACGTCCAGGCAATGA
- a CDS encoding DUF6531 domain-containing protein — protein sequence MLAAKHFDPVLGIDIHLIQPPGPVPPIPIPHPFIGFLIDPFDYVPIVGSTVQINNMHRAQAGTAGRALPPHFPIGGTFIKPPANECEMFMGSATVVIDGDAQSYMALPALSCQCIGMPPIPRLNPKKKSKVKSLVLPTSMVLPIPAGPPVLIGGPPTISMMAMGMKAGMAALGKLGKGLRKLQRGSGRIGRAMRRASTAMRNAAKKAMKKLGVPPSVQNRVSRAICAVTGHPVDIATGKVFTDLVDFRLPGPLPLVWERVYYSTSEYDGPLGHGWHHSYDVALCEDDDGIAVRMSDGRPVVFPRIRIGESCFDRAERLTLLRDEHGYAMRDAAGLTWRFDIVTFDSDVQRLLSVSDRAENRIEFRYDELGRLMMIHDSAGRRLPVTTDADGRILNIQAPHPDDPRSLICLLSCEYDDRGRLRAVRDAMAQPFLFKYDGFLLTRETDRNGLSFYFEYEGSGHSARCVHTWGDGGIYDHQLDYDVDLKRTVVTNSLGHKTVHFWNDSGLVYKSIDAKGNSVQTVYNEFHQPQVELDELGQATTYGYDERGNTSLVTSPDGATVQVSYNDRDQPVTLIDALGCRWSWEYNEFGKLTRRIDATGRETGFEYSRRRLRAIINPAGGATELSYDEDGNLSALTTPDGSQSRWRFDRLGRVVTLIDPAGSEQRREFDLTGRMTSVVEPDGNFRSLQYDAMGNLIYAKDRQREVRFTYQGMGRLASRREAGTTVEFRYNTEESLIGIVNEHGAAYGFELDERGDVAREFGFDDVRRIYTRDDAGRVIRIERASGVITFYKYDPAGRVIAVTHSDKSEERYAYRQDGELIEAINDACEVRFERDAAGRILKETQNDFWVSSKYDALGMRIEMKSCFGAVQTIDRGVTGNVTGFQFADAATDPATTLWQTQIQRDQTGLELERSLPGGIRSRWERDRLGRPVRHQILSATGERRNVAYEWDINDRLRTIVDAHHGTTVFRHDELGNLASATYADGSVELRMPDAVGNLFRTQDRSDRRYGPAGQLLEAKTDDGIIRFEYDAEGNLIRRSTPQGDWHYVWNAAGMLKSVTRPDGEVVEFEYDALGRRVSKTFRGRTTRWIWDGNTPIHEWVEGDRQSASEPATAESASDGTPPAEAALAANPSTGPPADDEDCELLPVPAGMITWLFDPESFAPAAKLSAGQCWSIVTDYLGTPTAMLDESGTVVWSADVSIYGDLRNVRGDRCACPFRWPGQYEDAETGLYYNRFRYYDPEAGHYISQDPIRIAGGLNLFEYANEPNRKIDPFGLITLIHYTDEKGYNGITSSNEMHPSTKPKNARHGVGQYFTDIDPDTVGGKTLKDLSAADRAKGMISHGQLSRELYNDTRRIKSCEYFVEVDLTGLHVENPKPGVFLVKNPDNLDLTGRIKRHGKTCG from the coding sequence ATGCTCGCCGCCAAACACTTCGACCCGGTTCTGGGAATTGACATCCACCTGATTCAGCCGCCAGGACCGGTCCCGCCGATTCCGATTCCCCATCCGTTTATCGGGTTTCTGATCGATCCGTTCGACTACGTCCCGATCGTGGGTTCAACGGTGCAGATCAACAACATGCACCGTGCTCAGGCGGGAACGGCGGGCCGAGCATTGCCGCCGCATTTTCCGATCGGCGGAACGTTCATCAAACCGCCTGCCAACGAATGCGAAATGTTCATGGGCAGCGCCACGGTTGTGATCGACGGCGACGCTCAAAGCTATATGGCTCTGCCGGCGCTCAGTTGTCAGTGCATCGGAATGCCGCCGATTCCGCGGTTGAATCCGAAGAAGAAAAGCAAAGTCAAATCGCTGGTGCTGCCAACCAGCATGGTGCTGCCGATTCCCGCCGGTCCGCCGGTGCTGATCGGCGGGCCGCCGACGATCTCGATGATGGCGATGGGCATGAAGGCCGGCATGGCGGCGCTGGGGAAACTCGGAAAGGGCCTGCGAAAACTGCAGCGCGGCAGCGGCCGCATCGGCCGCGCGATGAGACGCGCGTCCACCGCGATGAGAAACGCCGCGAAGAAGGCGATGAAAAAGCTGGGCGTCCCTCCCAGCGTTCAGAACCGTGTCAGCCGTGCGATCTGCGCGGTCACGGGACATCCTGTCGACATTGCCACCGGAAAAGTGTTCACGGATCTTGTCGACTTCCGGCTGCCCGGTCCGCTGCCTCTGGTCTGGGAACGCGTCTACTACAGCACGTCGGAATACGACGGCCCGCTCGGGCACGGCTGGCATCACAGCTACGACGTGGCTCTGTGCGAAGACGACGACGGCATCGCCGTGCGGATGAGCGACGGCCGTCCTGTCGTATTCCCCCGAATTCGAATCGGCGAATCCTGCTTCGATCGCGCCGAACGGCTGACGCTGCTGCGGGACGAACACGGTTACGCCATGAGAGACGCCGCCGGACTGACCTGGCGGTTCGACATTGTGACGTTTGACAGCGACGTGCAGCGGCTGCTGTCGGTATCCGATCGCGCGGAGAACCGAATCGAATTCCGCTACGACGAACTCGGCCGGCTGATGATGATTCACGACAGTGCCGGGCGCCGCTTGCCCGTCACGACGGACGCCGACGGCCGGATTCTCAACATTCAGGCTCCGCATCCGGACGATCCACGGTCGCTGATCTGTCTGCTGTCCTGCGAATACGACGACCGGGGCCGACTGCGAGCTGTGCGTGACGCCATGGCGCAGCCGTTTCTGTTCAAGTACGACGGTTTCCTGCTGACTCGCGAAACGGACCGCAACGGTCTGAGTTTCTACTTCGAATATGAAGGCAGCGGCCATTCCGCCCGCTGTGTGCATACGTGGGGCGACGGCGGAATCTATGACCACCAACTTGACTACGATGTCGATCTGAAGCGCACGGTGGTCACGAATTCGCTGGGTCACAAAACGGTGCATTTCTGGAACGATTCCGGCCTGGTCTACAAGTCGATCGATGCGAAGGGCAATTCCGTTCAGACGGTCTACAACGAGTTCCATCAGCCGCAGGTGGAACTGGATGAACTCGGGCAGGCCACAACCTATGGCTATGACGAACGCGGCAACACGTCGCTGGTGACGTCGCCGGACGGTGCGACGGTTCAGGTTTCGTACAACGATCGCGACCAGCCCGTGACGTTGATCGACGCGCTGGGCTGCCGGTGGTCCTGGGAGTACAACGAGTTCGGAAAACTGACTCGACGAATCGACGCGACGGGACGTGAAACCGGGTTCGAATATTCCCGACGCCGTCTGCGAGCAATCATCAATCCGGCTGGTGGTGCGACCGAACTGAGCTACGACGAAGACGGCAATCTTTCGGCGCTGACAACGCCCGACGGTTCGCAGAGTCGCTGGCGGTTCGATCGTCTGGGCCGCGTTGTCACGCTGATCGATCCTGCCGGCAGCGAGCAGCGACGGGAATTCGATCTGACCGGTCGCATGACAAGCGTAGTGGAACCTGACGGCAACTTTCGGTCGCTGCAGTACGACGCGATGGGAAACCTGATCTATGCGAAGGACCGCCAGCGCGAAGTGCGGTTCACGTATCAGGGAATGGGCCGTCTCGCCAGCCGCCGGGAAGCCGGAACGACCGTGGAGTTCCGGTACAACACCGAAGAAAGCCTGATCGGCATTGTCAACGAACACGGGGCGGCGTACGGATTTGAGCTGGATGAACGAGGCGACGTGGCTCGCGAATTCGGATTCGACGACGTTCGGCGGATTTACACTCGCGACGACGCGGGCCGTGTGATTCGAATTGAGCGCGCGTCGGGTGTGATCACGTTCTACAAGTACGATCCGGCCGGGCGAGTCATCGCGGTGACGCACAGTGACAAGTCGGAAGAACGTTACGCGTATCGTCAGGACGGCGAACTGATCGAAGCGATCAACGACGCCTGTGAGGTTCGTTTCGAACGAGACGCCGCCGGACGAATCCTGAAGGAAACTCAGAACGACTTCTGGGTCAGCTCAAAATACGACGCTCTGGGCATGCGCATCGAAATGAAGTCGTGCTTTGGCGCGGTTCAGACGATCGATCGCGGCGTGACGGGAAACGTCACCGGATTTCAGTTCGCCGACGCCGCCACGGACCCGGCGACAACACTGTGGCAGACTCAGATTCAGCGCGACCAGACCGGGCTTGAACTGGAACGCAGCCTTCCCGGAGGCATCCGCAGCCGCTGGGAACGCGACCGGCTGGGGCGACCAGTTCGGCACCAGATTCTCAGCGCTACCGGCGAACGGCGAAACGTCGCGTACGAATGGGATATTAATGACCGGCTGAGAACGATTGTCGACGCGCATCACGGAACGACGGTGTTCCGGCACGATGAACTCGGCAATCTGGCCTCGGCCACATACGCAGACGGCAGCGTCGAGTTGCGGATGCCTGACGCCGTCGGAAATCTGTTCCGCACACAGGACCGCAGCGATCGCAGGTACGGCCCGGCCGGTCAGTTGCTGGAAGCGAAAACGGATGACGGAATCATCCGCTTTGAATACGACGCCGAAGGCAACCTGATTCGAAGATCAACGCCGCAGGGAGACTGGCATTACGTCTGGAACGCGGCCGGAATGCTGAAAAGCGTGACTCGCCCCGATGGCGAGGTTGTCGAGTTTGAATACGACGCTCTCGGCCGCCGTGTCAGCAAGACGTTTCGAGGCCGAACGACGCGATGGATCTGGGACGGCAACACTCCGATTCACGAATGGGTCGAAGGCGACCGGCAGTCCGCTTCCGAACCGGCGACCGCGGAATCCGCATCTGACGGAACTCCTCCGGCGGAAGCCGCACTCGCCGCGAATCCGTCCACCGGTCCACCCGCCGACGACGAAGATTGCGAACTACTGCCCGTTCCGGCGGGGATGATCACCTGGCTGTTCGATCCGGAAAGCTTCGCTCCGGCAGCGAAACTGTCCGCAGGTCAGTGCTGGTCGATCGTGACCGATTATCTCGGCACGCCCACCGCCATGCTGGACGAATCAGGCACCGTCGTATGGTCCGCCGACGTCTCGATCTACGGCGACCTGCGCAACGTGCGTGGCGACCGCTGCGCGTGTCCGTTTCGCTGGCCGGGCCAGTACGAAGACGCGGAAACCGGGCTGTACTACAACCGGTTTCGATATTACGACCCCGAAGCAGGACACTACATCAGCCAGGATCCCATTCGAATCGCTGGCGGCCTGAATTTGTTCGAATACGCAAACGAGCCGAATCGAAAGATCGACCCGTTTGGTCTCATCACGCTCATTCATTACACCGACGAGAAGGGTTACAACGGAATCACCAGCAGCAATGAAATGCATCCGTCGACGAAACCGAAAAACGCCAGACACGGAGTCGGGCAGTACTTCACGGATATCGATCCCGATACCGTCGGCGGCAAAACACTGAAAGATCTCTCCGCGGCGGACCGTGCGAAGGGCATGATCAGCCACGGACAGCTTTCGCGCGAACTGTATAACGACACGCGCCGGATTAAGAGCTGTGAATACTTTGTGGAAGTCGACCTGACGGGACTGCATGTGGAAAATCCGAAGCCGGGAGTGTTTCTCGTGAAGAACCCCGACAACCTGGACCTGACAGGACGGATCAAGCGTCATGGAAAAACATGCGGATAG
- a CDS encoding GGDEF domain-containing protein, which produces MLHYESQLNVGEALPFQPHCVQAGVRLSELSSRNDLQHHPFLFVIDEQGNPLGVLSTRELSGRIASENPVERRQWLSMPVEALLDNRLESLSNRSCGLSADARAAGLPSQCTAVSEDGRLLALVTDDDLLISWRSIAQTLRLSQSDTVTGLPNRTAFEQHLRAECNRCERCGDSVAVILIDLDHFKAINDRCGHAAGDFALRAVGKVLRRTLRSYDMVARYGGDEFSAVCCGFRPGEIEPAMRKLQDTLRNLQNDSPPELPIPTLSIGACVVHHFSPVDGPEEIVEHADECLYVAKRSGRDCSFTTEIGAELLNTLPLRDSSLQTGGNYR; this is translated from the coding sequence ATGCTGCATTATGAATCTCAACTGAATGTGGGCGAAGCGCTGCCGTTTCAGCCTCACTGCGTGCAGGCCGGAGTGCGCCTGTCGGAACTGAGCAGCCGTAACGATCTGCAGCACCATCCGTTTCTGTTTGTGATCGATGAACAGGGAAATCCGCTGGGTGTCCTGTCGACCCGCGAACTGTCCGGCCGCATCGCATCGGAGAATCCGGTCGAACGCCGGCAGTGGCTCAGCATGCCTGTCGAAGCACTGCTGGACAATCGCCTGGAATCGCTGAGCAATCGCAGTTGCGGGTTGTCGGCCGATGCTCGCGCAGCCGGACTGCCGTCACAATGCACGGCCGTCAGTGAAGACGGACGCCTGCTGGCACTGGTGACCGACGACGATCTGCTGATCAGTTGGCGTTCCATTGCCCAGACGCTGCGGCTGTCGCAGAGCGATACCGTGACGGGTCTTCCCAACCGCACGGCCTTTGAGCAGCATCTTCGAGCGGAATGCAATCGCTGCGAACGATGCGGCGATTCCGTGGCCGTCATTCTGATTGATCTGGATCATTTCAAAGCTATTAACGACCGCTGCGGCCATGCCGCGGGAGACTTCGCGCTGCGAGCCGTCGGCAAAGTGCTGCGGCGAACACTGCGATCGTACGACATGGTTGCGCGGTACGGTGGCGATGAGTTCTCCGCGGTGTGCTGCGGATTCCGGCCGGGGGAAATTGAACCCGCGATGCGAAAGCTGCAGGACACTCTCAGAAACCTGCAGAACGACAGTCCGCCGGAACTGCCGATACCAACGCTGTCCATTGGAGCCTGCGTGGTTCACCACTTCAGCCCGGTGGATGGTCCCGAAGAAATTGTCGAACACGCAGACGAGTGTCTGTACGTGGCTAAGCGGTCCGGTCGCGATTGTTCATTCACCACGGAAATCGGCGCGGAGCTGCTGAATACGCTCCCGCTTCGCGATTCGTCACTGCAGACCGGCGGCAACTATCGTTGA
- a CDS encoding glycosyltransferase, whose protein sequence is MLIEWMNWVRSLRSDELIAVLGILLLIDAPRYAFSALVMAVWDVIRNGWKSCLPGPHATKYDYFPTVCVLIAGHNEARTIVETMKSVWGRYPRLEMVVVDDGSTDGMAQAAQSFAEGRDGITVVRRLIRGGKSSALNHGLRLATAEIIVTVDADSRLSDSSLLELVQPMKDPNIAAVAGTVLAWNPFTNLATWLQAYEYRQTIFVSRMLRGRLGLLGIVSGAFGAFRASALKQLGGWDVGPGEDGDIALRLRKAGMKIAVASYANCFTNVPRSWFRLFKQRCRWDRTVITFECRKHQDMGFPWSRNFRWSDFCLMMERWFFNVVAVYTFWLYGVWIVLLFPGGPLNLLALLYCCGLCVELLQALTLLYYSDRLKHDLALSLVLPFYPLFQVYLKAVDVYALTREILFRDSGDDNFVPAHVRSATWRW, encoded by the coding sequence ATGCTGATCGAATGGATGAACTGGGTCCGCAGTCTGCGCAGCGACGAGCTGATCGCCGTGCTTGGCATTCTGCTGCTGATCGATGCACCGCGTTACGCCTTCAGCGCGCTGGTCATGGCTGTCTGGGACGTAATCCGCAACGGCTGGAAATCCTGCCTGCCCGGACCGCACGCCACGAAGTACGACTACTTCCCGACTGTCTGCGTTCTGATCGCCGGCCACAACGAAGCCCGCACGATTGTGGAAACCATGAAGTCAGTGTGGGGACGCTATCCTCGCCTGGAAATGGTTGTCGTCGACGACGGTTCCACTGACGGGATGGCGCAGGCCGCTCAGTCGTTTGCCGAAGGCCGCGACGGAATCACGGTTGTTCGGCGGCTGATTCGCGGCGGAAAGTCGTCGGCGCTGAATCATGGCCTGAGACTCGCGACGGCCGAAATCATCGTCACCGTCGACGCGGACTCCCGGCTTTCCGATTCATCCCTGCTGGAACTCGTTCAGCCGATGAAGGACCCGAACATCGCCGCGGTCGCCGGAACCGTGCTGGCATGGAATCCGTTCACCAACCTGGCCACCTGGCTTCAGGCCTACGAATATCGGCAGACGATCTTCGTCAGCCGCATGTTGCGCGGACGGCTGGGACTGCTGGGCATTGTGTCCGGCGCCTTCGGAGCCTTCCGAGCGAGTGCGCTGAAACAACTGGGCGGCTGGGACGTCGGTCCGGGCGAAGACGGTGACATCGCTCTGAGACTGCGAAAAGCCGGGATGAAGATCGCAGTCGCTTCGTACGCCAACTGCTTTACCAACGTTCCGAGATCCTGGTTCCGGTTGTTCAAACAGCGGTGCCGCTGGGATCGAACCGTCATTACGTTTGAATGCCGAAAGCACCAGGACATGGGATTTCCCTGGAGCCGCAACTTCCGGTGGTCCGACTTCTGCCTGATGATGGAACGCTGGTTCTTTAACGTCGTCGCCGTCTATACGTTCTGGCTGTACGGTGTCTGGATCGTGCTGCTGTTTCCCGGCGGTCCGCTGAATCTGCTGGCGCTGCTTTACTGCTGCGGCCTGTGCGTGGAGCTGCTGCAGGCACTGACGCTGCTGTATTACTCCGACCGCCTGAAGCACGATCTGGCTCTGTCGCTGGTGCTGCCGTTCTATCCGCTGTTTCAGGTGTATCTGAAGGCCGTAGACGTGTACGCGCTGACCAGAGAAATCCTGTTCCGCGATTCCGGCGACGACAACTTCGTACCGGCTCACGTCCGCAGCGCGACATGGCGCTGGTAG
- a CDS encoding response regulator: MNPQFVLLVDDDTSSLQTLTDALQSANIRFATATNDRDAWHLLRTEPAISLVVARYSGSQIDGRRLCERIRLVKAPSQLPVLLILGGHQNNLRGPALDAGANDVLTFPMDVRELCNWAAGTGVPTSRRIDASHAAGSVAAKNGAAQQTVVVVPEFNPTSMRLTHNITPGQRRRWDNDPRVTKIPLDTVMLCPECHGVPTFRLGCRNCGCGLTERARLIHHFACAHVGPESEFRRGQELTCPKCKMVGLVAGADFENVDGELICSDCRVPVNRPELIGHCLSCDHRFAACDAVVDELIGYRLQRATGAPRSEPKQPQFHRPASRPAVPAT, encoded by the coding sequence ATGAACCCTCAATTTGTATTGCTCGTCGACGACGACACAAGCTCCCTTCAGACGCTTACGGATGCTCTGCAGTCTGCGAACATTCGCTTCGCGACGGCGACGAATGATCGTGACGCCTGGCACCTTCTGCGAACCGAACCGGCCATTTCTCTTGTTGTGGCTCGTTATTCGGGATCACAGATCGACGGCCGCCGGTTGTGCGAACGAATTCGGCTGGTGAAGGCGCCGTCTCAACTGCCGGTGCTGCTGATACTGGGCGGTCACCAGAACAATCTGCGTGGTCCGGCTCTGGACGCCGGTGCGAACGACGTGCTGACGTTTCCGATGGATGTTCGGGAACTTTGCAACTGGGCCGCCGGAACGGGCGTACCGACGTCACGCCGCATCGACGCGTCTCACGCTGCCGGTTCAGTCGCCGCGAAGAACGGAGCCGCGCAGCAGACGGTTGTCGTCGTCCCGGAATTCAACCCCACCAGCATGCGGCTGACACACAACATCACTCCGGGGCAGAGACGCCGGTGGGACAACGATCCCCGCGTGACGAAGATTCCGCTGGACACAGTCATGCTGTGCCCCGAATGCCACGGCGTGCCGACATTTCGTCTCGGCTGCCGCAACTGCGGCTGCGGGCTGACGGAAAGAGCCCGGCTGATTCATCACTTCGCGTGTGCTCACGTCGGACCGGAATCGGAATTCCGCCGCGGTCAGGAGCTGACGTGTCCCAAGTGCAAAATGGTCGGCCTGGTTGCCGGAGCGGACTTTGAAAACGTCGACGGCGAACTGATTTGTTCGGACTGTCGCGTTCCGGTGAATCGGCCGGAACTGATCGGGCACTGCCTGTCCTGTGATCACCGATTCGCGGCCTGTGATGCCGTTGTGGATGAACTGATCGGCTATCGGCTGCAGCGTGCGACCGGGGCTCCGCGATCCGAACCGAAGCAGCCACAGTTTCATCGTCCGGCCTCTCGACCCGCGGTCCCCGCGACGTGA